A single Microbacterium protaetiae DNA region contains:
- a CDS encoding alpha-ketoacid dehydrogenase subunit beta, translating to MAENADKQAASAPEITYRQALHDTLRTEMLRDEKVFLLGEEIGKFEGSYKITAGMLKEFGPERVRDTPIAEEGFVGAAIGAAMLGMRPVVEIMTLNFSLIAIDQIVNHAAKIYGMFGGQTSVPMVIRTPGGGGQQLAATHSQNIEAWYASVPGLKVLAPSTPADAKAMLTAAIRDDDPVLLLENLSLYNTKGEVPEGEQVAEFGKAKVTHPGTDITVVSYSRAAVIANDVAKRLESQGISVEVVDLCSLRPLDRETVCRSVMKTGKAVVLEDDWLTYGIGAELAATIQEGAFDYLDAPVRRVAAAEIPLPYAKSLEKIALPDADALIRVINEQLDATRFAR from the coding sequence ATGGCTGAGAACGCAGACAAGCAGGCGGCATCCGCCCCCGAGATCACCTACCGTCAGGCGCTGCACGACACGCTGCGCACGGAGATGCTGCGCGACGAGAAGGTCTTCTTGCTCGGCGAGGAGATCGGCAAGTTCGAGGGCTCGTACAAGATCACCGCGGGCATGCTGAAGGAATTCGGCCCGGAGCGCGTACGTGACACTCCCATCGCCGAAGAAGGCTTCGTAGGAGCTGCGATCGGCGCGGCCATGCTCGGCATGCGCCCGGTCGTCGAGATCATGACGCTGAACTTCTCGCTGATAGCGATCGACCAGATCGTGAACCACGCGGCCAAGATCTACGGCATGTTCGGCGGGCAGACCTCGGTGCCGATGGTGATCCGCACGCCCGGTGGCGGCGGGCAGCAGCTGGCGGCGACGCACTCGCAGAACATCGAGGCCTGGTACGCCAGCGTTCCCGGACTGAAGGTGCTGGCACCGTCGACTCCGGCCGACGCGAAGGCGATGCTCACCGCCGCGATCCGCGACGACGACCCGGTGCTGCTGCTGGAGAACCTGTCGTTGTACAACACCAAGGGCGAGGTGCCCGAGGGCGAGCAGGTCGCCGAGTTCGGCAAGGCCAAGGTCACCCACCCGGGCACCGACATCACGGTCGTGAGCTATTCGCGGGCGGCCGTCATCGCCAACGACGTCGCCAAGCGTCTCGAGTCGCAGGGCATCTCGGTCGAGGTCGTCGACCTGTGCAGCCTGCGCCCGCTCGACCGCGAGACGGTGTGCCGCTCGGTCATGAAGACCGGCAAGGCCGTCGTGCTCGAAGACGACTGGCTCACCTACGGGATCGGCGCGGAACTTGCCGCGACCATCCAGGAGGGCGCATTCGACTACCTCGATGCCCCGGTACGTCGCGTGGCGGCCGCGGAGATTCCGCTGCCGTACGCGAAGTCGCTGGAGAAGATCGCACTTCCTGATGCGGATGCGCTCATCCGAGTCATCAACGAACAGCTCGATGCGACGCGGTTCGCGCGCTAG